A genomic region of Epinephelus moara isolate mb chromosome 23, YSFRI_EMoa_1.0, whole genome shotgun sequence contains the following coding sequences:
- the cbll1 gene encoding E3 ubiquitin-protein ligase Hakai isoform X3, with protein MDQSADNDLQGSDGSGSLGGPDVRRRIPIKLISKQPIRSKPPPRTQRPSSRPCKNSFGFKQEERFDCGAKAGDVFASQRRFPQAMFWDYKLNLIGERDEVPIHFCDKCGLPIQLYGRMIPCKHVFCYDCALLHEKKGEKMCPGLTMYNCTDPVQRIEQCQRGSLYMCSVVPGCKRTYLSQRDLQAHVNHRHMRAAKSSSGRQDPVHLPPASEVPDRFRVPPPHLPKNHVHLPNPLQHGSHDPYSQPPPPTAHEAPPPNALGPETFRIATVTTRKHSNLITVPIQDDSSSRETHSGGPGPAQPPHHHPGDYPGQPPVVSHSHHMMAPPQQHFGPPPPPPPPISHPMQHPPQASGTPHMVYNQAPPPPMSTAPPPITPPPGHIMGQMPPYMNHPPPGPPPQHSGPPVNAPPPHHYNPNSMQQFPEDQGTLSPPFSQPGGLSPGMWPAPRGPPPPRMQGPPPQGQMPGPHHPDQGRYRPYYQ; from the exons ATGGACCAAAGCG CAGACAATGATCTTCAAGGAAGCGATGGTTCTGGGAGTTTGGGAGGCCCAGATGTACGCAGACGAATCCCCATCAAACTCATATCCAAGCAGCCCATAAGGAGCAAACCTCCGCCCCGCACCCAGAGGCCCAGCAGCAGGCCATGTAAAA ATAGCTTTGGCTTCAAGCAAGAGGAGAGGTTTGATTGTGGAGCTAAAGCTGGTGATGTGTTTGCAAGTCAGAGGAGATTCCCCCAGGCAATGTTTTGGGACTATAAG TTAAATCTGATTGGAGAAAGGGATGAAGTACCAATTCACTTTTGTGATAAATGTGGTCTTCCTATCCAGCTCTATGGACGGAtg ATCCCctgcaaacatgttttctgttacGACTGTGCTTTGCTCCATgagaagaaaggagaaaaaatgtgTCCTGG CCTCACCATGTACAACTGCACAGACCCAGTGCAGCGCATTGAGCAGTGCCAGCGTGGTTCCCTCTACATGTGCAGTGTTGTGCCGGGATGCAAGCGCACCTACCTGTCCCAGCGTGACCTGCAGGCCCATGTCAACCACCGCCACATGAGGGCAGCCAAGTCTTCCAGTGGCCGACAGGACCCCGTGCACCTGCCCCCTGCATCCGAGGTCCCTGACCGTTTCCGAGTGCCTCCACCTCACTTACCCAAGAACCATGTTCACCTCCCCAACCCGCTCCAGCACGGCAGTCATGACCCCTACAGTCAGCCGCCCCCACCTACAGCTCACGAGGCCCCACCACCGAACGCTCTTGGTCCTGAGACATTCCGCATTGCCACGGTAACAACCCGTAAGCACAGCAATCTCATCACTGTGCCCATCCAAGATGACTCTTCTTCTCGGGAGACCCATTCTGGAGGGCCAGGCCCTGCTCAGCCTCCCCACCATCATCCTGGGGACTATCCTGGCCAACCACCTGTAGTCTCCCACTCCCACCACATGATGGCGCCACCGCAGCAGCACTTTGGCCCCCcacctcctccgcctcctcctatCAGCCACCCCATGCAGCATCCTCCCCAGGCCTCTGGTACACCACACATGGTGTACAACCAGGCCCCTCCTCCACCCATGTCCACAGCTCCTCCACCAATCACACCACCACCGGGCCATATCATGGGCCAGATGCCCCCCTATATGAACCACCCACCCCCAGGACCTCCACCACAACACAGTGGCCCACCTGTCAATGCTCCCCCACCTCATCACTACAACCCCAACTCCATGCAGCAGTTCCCTGAAGACCAGGGCACCCTCAGTCCCCCGTTTAGCCAACCAGGAGGGCTCAGTCCTGGAATGTGGCCCGCTCCAAGAGGGCCCCCACCTCCGCGTATGCAGGGCCCTCCTCCCCAGGGCCAAATGCCCGGACCACACCACCCAGATCAGGGCCGCTACCGGCCTTATTATCAGTAA
- the cbll1 gene encoding E3 ubiquitin-protein ligase Hakai isoform X1: MDQSADNDLQGSDGSGSLGGPDVRRRIPIKLISKQPIRSKPPPRTQRPSSRPCKSEAGEDDSFGFKQEERFDCGAKAGDVFASQRRFPQAMFWDYKLNLIGERDEVPIHFCDKCGLPIQLYGRMIPCKHVFCYDCALLHEKKGEKMCPGLTMYNCTDPVQRIEQCQRGSLYMCSVVPGCKRTYLSQRDLQAHVNHRHMRAAKSSSGRQDPVHLPPASEVPDRFRVPPPHLPKNHVHLPNPLQHGSHDPYSQPPPPTAHEAPPPNALGPETFRIATVTTRKHSNLITVPIQDDSSSRETHSGGPGPAQPPHHHPGDYPGQPPVVSHSHHMMAPPQQHFGPPPPPPPPISHPMQHPPQASGTPHMVYNQAPPPPMSTAPPPITPPPGHIMGQMPPYMNHPPPGPPPQHSGPPVNAPPPHHYNPNSMQQFPEDQGTLSPPFSQPGGLSPGMWPAPRGPPPPRMQGPPPQGQMPGPHHPDQGRYRPYYQ, from the exons ATGGACCAAAGCG CAGACAATGATCTTCAAGGAAGCGATGGTTCTGGGAGTTTGGGAGGCCCAGATGTACGCAGACGAATCCCCATCAAACTCATATCCAAGCAGCCCATAAGGAGCAAACCTCCGCCCCGCACCCAGAGGCCCAGCAGCAGGCCATGTAAAAGTGAGGCTGGAGAAGATG ATAGCTTTGGCTTCAAGCAAGAGGAGAGGTTTGATTGTGGAGCTAAAGCTGGTGATGTGTTTGCAAGTCAGAGGAGATTCCCCCAGGCAATGTTTTGGGACTATAAG TTAAATCTGATTGGAGAAAGGGATGAAGTACCAATTCACTTTTGTGATAAATGTGGTCTTCCTATCCAGCTCTATGGACGGAtg ATCCCctgcaaacatgttttctgttacGACTGTGCTTTGCTCCATgagaagaaaggagaaaaaatgtgTCCTGG CCTCACCATGTACAACTGCACAGACCCAGTGCAGCGCATTGAGCAGTGCCAGCGTGGTTCCCTCTACATGTGCAGTGTTGTGCCGGGATGCAAGCGCACCTACCTGTCCCAGCGTGACCTGCAGGCCCATGTCAACCACCGCCACATGAGGGCAGCCAAGTCTTCCAGTGGCCGACAGGACCCCGTGCACCTGCCCCCTGCATCCGAGGTCCCTGACCGTTTCCGAGTGCCTCCACCTCACTTACCCAAGAACCATGTTCACCTCCCCAACCCGCTCCAGCACGGCAGTCATGACCCCTACAGTCAGCCGCCCCCACCTACAGCTCACGAGGCCCCACCACCGAACGCTCTTGGTCCTGAGACATTCCGCATTGCCACGGTAACAACCCGTAAGCACAGCAATCTCATCACTGTGCCCATCCAAGATGACTCTTCTTCTCGGGAGACCCATTCTGGAGGGCCAGGCCCTGCTCAGCCTCCCCACCATCATCCTGGGGACTATCCTGGCCAACCACCTGTAGTCTCCCACTCCCACCACATGATGGCGCCACCGCAGCAGCACTTTGGCCCCCcacctcctccgcctcctcctatCAGCCACCCCATGCAGCATCCTCCCCAGGCCTCTGGTACACCACACATGGTGTACAACCAGGCCCCTCCTCCACCCATGTCCACAGCTCCTCCACCAATCACACCACCACCGGGCCATATCATGGGCCAGATGCCCCCCTATATGAACCACCCACCCCCAGGACCTCCACCACAACACAGTGGCCCACCTGTCAATGCTCCCCCACCTCATCACTACAACCCCAACTCCATGCAGCAGTTCCCTGAAGACCAGGGCACCCTCAGTCCCCCGTTTAGCCAACCAGGAGGGCTCAGTCCTGGAATGTGGCCCGCTCCAAGAGGGCCCCCACCTCCGCGTATGCAGGGCCCTCCTCCCCAGGGCCAAATGCCCGGACCACACCACCCAGATCAGGGCCGCTACCGGCCTTATTATCAGTAA
- the cbll1 gene encoding E3 ubiquitin-protein ligase Hakai isoform X2 produces MDQSDNDLQGSDGSGSLGGPDVRRRIPIKLISKQPIRSKPPPRTQRPSSRPCKSEAGEDDSFGFKQEERFDCGAKAGDVFASQRRFPQAMFWDYKLNLIGERDEVPIHFCDKCGLPIQLYGRMIPCKHVFCYDCALLHEKKGEKMCPGLTMYNCTDPVQRIEQCQRGSLYMCSVVPGCKRTYLSQRDLQAHVNHRHMRAAKSSSGRQDPVHLPPASEVPDRFRVPPPHLPKNHVHLPNPLQHGSHDPYSQPPPPTAHEAPPPNALGPETFRIATVTTRKHSNLITVPIQDDSSSRETHSGGPGPAQPPHHHPGDYPGQPPVVSHSHHMMAPPQQHFGPPPPPPPPISHPMQHPPQASGTPHMVYNQAPPPPMSTAPPPITPPPGHIMGQMPPYMNHPPPGPPPQHSGPPVNAPPPHHYNPNSMQQFPEDQGTLSPPFSQPGGLSPGMWPAPRGPPPPRMQGPPPQGQMPGPHHPDQGRYRPYYQ; encoded by the exons ATGGACCAAAGCG ACAATGATCTTCAAGGAAGCGATGGTTCTGGGAGTTTGGGAGGCCCAGATGTACGCAGACGAATCCCCATCAAACTCATATCCAAGCAGCCCATAAGGAGCAAACCTCCGCCCCGCACCCAGAGGCCCAGCAGCAGGCCATGTAAAAGTGAGGCTGGAGAAGATG ATAGCTTTGGCTTCAAGCAAGAGGAGAGGTTTGATTGTGGAGCTAAAGCTGGTGATGTGTTTGCAAGTCAGAGGAGATTCCCCCAGGCAATGTTTTGGGACTATAAG TTAAATCTGATTGGAGAAAGGGATGAAGTACCAATTCACTTTTGTGATAAATGTGGTCTTCCTATCCAGCTCTATGGACGGAtg ATCCCctgcaaacatgttttctgttacGACTGTGCTTTGCTCCATgagaagaaaggagaaaaaatgtgTCCTGG CCTCACCATGTACAACTGCACAGACCCAGTGCAGCGCATTGAGCAGTGCCAGCGTGGTTCCCTCTACATGTGCAGTGTTGTGCCGGGATGCAAGCGCACCTACCTGTCCCAGCGTGACCTGCAGGCCCATGTCAACCACCGCCACATGAGGGCAGCCAAGTCTTCCAGTGGCCGACAGGACCCCGTGCACCTGCCCCCTGCATCCGAGGTCCCTGACCGTTTCCGAGTGCCTCCACCTCACTTACCCAAGAACCATGTTCACCTCCCCAACCCGCTCCAGCACGGCAGTCATGACCCCTACAGTCAGCCGCCCCCACCTACAGCTCACGAGGCCCCACCACCGAACGCTCTTGGTCCTGAGACATTCCGCATTGCCACGGTAACAACCCGTAAGCACAGCAATCTCATCACTGTGCCCATCCAAGATGACTCTTCTTCTCGGGAGACCCATTCTGGAGGGCCAGGCCCTGCTCAGCCTCCCCACCATCATCCTGGGGACTATCCTGGCCAACCACCTGTAGTCTCCCACTCCCACCACATGATGGCGCCACCGCAGCAGCACTTTGGCCCCCcacctcctccgcctcctcctatCAGCCACCCCATGCAGCATCCTCCCCAGGCCTCTGGTACACCACACATGGTGTACAACCAGGCCCCTCCTCCACCCATGTCCACAGCTCCTCCACCAATCACACCACCACCGGGCCATATCATGGGCCAGATGCCCCCCTATATGAACCACCCACCCCCAGGACCTCCACCACAACACAGTGGCCCACCTGTCAATGCTCCCCCACCTCATCACTACAACCCCAACTCCATGCAGCAGTTCCCTGAAGACCAGGGCACCCTCAGTCCCCCGTTTAGCCAACCAGGAGGGCTCAGTCCTGGAATGTGGCCCGCTCCAAGAGGGCCCCCACCTCCGCGTATGCAGGGCCCTCCTCCCCAGGGCCAAATGCCCGGACCACACCACCCAGATCAGGGCCGCTACCGGCCTTATTATCAGTAA